Part of the Lotus japonicus ecotype B-129 chromosome 6, LjGifu_v1.2 genome, AGTCAGAGGTCAGGCCTATGCCAGATATGTCTGAGAGTTGTCTAGCCACCACCGACCCCACATTCTTGGACACCATTAACCGAGTCTTTGGGATACTAAGCTTCATCCCTGAGGCAGAACAAAAAGCATTCAAGCAGCCCATAATACACTCCATCTGGTCCACTGTAGCTTcaccaaaaagaagaaggtcGTCTGCAAAGAAGAGGTGAGAGATAGGCGGTCCATTGCGAGATAGCTTAATTGGTTTCCAAGCTCCTGAACCAACAGCATCCCCAATACTATGGGCCAACCTTTCCATACAGAGGACAAACAGATAAGGAGAGAGGGGATCTCCTTGCCTAAGGCCTCGCTGAGGACTGAAGGTAGAAGATCTCCCACCATTAAAAGAAACCTGAAACCTGCAAGAGGAGACACAACTCATAATTAAGTTACAAAAATGATCATCCAGGCCAATGAGTTGGAGCGTTTCCAGCAAGAAAGGCCACTTGAGCCTATCATAGGCCTTTTCAAGGTCAACCTTGATAGCTATCCACCCAAGTCTCCGCTTCAAGAAGCGCATGGAATGGAACACCTCCTGGGCTATGACAATGTTATCGGAACTATGTCTCCCAGGAACAAAACTGCACTGATTGGGTGCCACAAGCTCTCCCATGATTCTTCTCAACCTGTTGGTGATCATCTTAGTGACTATTTTATAAATCACATTACACAAAGAGATTGGACGAAATTGAGTGATGCGATCAGGAGCGTCAACTTTGGGGATCAAGACCAGGAGCGTATCATTCACTGAGCTGATAAGGGATGGATCATCAAAGCATTTCAGAACAAAACTAGTCACAGAACCCCCCACTTGATTCCATTGAGACTGGAAGAACACCGCCTGGAGGCCATCAGGACCAGGAGCCTTCAGAGGCCCCATGCTAAAGATCGCATCTTTCACCTCAGCAGCAGGAAAGGCCGCATGAACTAAAGCCATCTTCGCCTCTGATACAGCAGGGAATGAGGAAGACGTGGAGAGAAGGGAGGCACCACCATCATCCATATAGCTCTGGTGAAAGAAATTAACGGTGAAGACCTGTAAAGCATCAAAATCAGTTAGTAAATTACCATCTTCATCCACTAGGGCTTCGATCTTATTTCTTTTACGGCGGACTAAGGTAGCTGTGTGAAAAAATTTGGAGTTTATATCCCCAAATTTAAGCCAAAGACACCTCGATTTCTGGGCCCAAAACAACTCCTCCTGGAGGAGCACAGTGTTATACTCCTGCCAAAGTTTCTTTTGCAAGTTATCCAAGCCACGATCAAACCTCATACTTAGCCGGTTGTTGATTCCCTCCAAGCGTTTCATAAGACGACGCTTTCCGTGGAAAATGTGGCCAAAAACATCATCATTCCAAGTTCCAGCAGCTTCCCTGAAATTCGACACATTATCAAGCCAATCTCCATCGGGATCCCACGATGCATCCATCAACCTAGGAAAGTCATCATGGATAAGCCATCCAGCCTGGAAACGGAAAGGACGAGAGAAAGCCCTATGCTCAACAAGCCCCGATACTGCAAGGAGAAGAGGTTTGTGATCGGATTTCAACTGAGGGAGATGTAGAACAACAGATTCAGGAAAGGTGTGCAACCACTGCGGGTTACAAACTCCTCTATCAATCCACTCCTTCACCCCTCTGCCTTCCCAAGTAAAAGGTGGACCTTTGAAACCCATATCTGAAAGACCACAAGAAAGAAGGCAAGAGTTAAAACGTTGCATGGAATGTAAATTTAAATCTGCCCCTCCAAATTTATCAGAAGCCTCCTGGTAAGCATTAAAGTCCCCAATAACTATCCAAGGAACATCCGGAGCAGGAACAACAGATACAAGGCTCTCCCAGAGAACATCTCGCATAGCAGGTTGTGGGCTCCCATAAACAAAGGTAGCTAAAGCCTCTTGATGGTCGTCCAGGAAAGACACCCTCGTATGGACAGATTGGCGATGGGACCTAATAACATCTATATTCAAAACATTAGTGTCCCACAACAGCCAAATACCACCAGAAAAGCCAACTGCATCCTCAACATGAACACCTTGAAACTCAAGCTTCCTAATAATAGCCATGGCTCTAGCACCACTAACTCTTGTTTCAAACAGAGCAATACAAGAGATAGAATGTCTTCTAATGAGGTCCTTTAGCAACAAAGGAAACCCCTTAGCTCCCGCACCTCTTACATTCCAACATAAGAAATTTATCATCATAAACACACTGAAATGAGAGGAGGCGAGACCACCAGCTACTAGGCTGAACGTTTTGTGGAGCCTGGGGACAAGCTCCTATCCCTCTCACGAGGTACAACATCATCAGAATCCCTTGAAGCAAACTTCAGAGACTTGTTCTCAGCTTTCTCTTTATTGAGGATGCCTTGAAGGATGACTGGACGAACCCCCCCTGGAGAGTTGCTTTTGCTATCCTTGTTAGTTGGCGCCCCATTAGATGAGCCCTTCGCACGTGCTTTTCTTTTTTGAGAGCTAACTGAATTGGCACTCTCTTGATGGATAGCACGTGTGTTGTTTTTATCAACAACAATCGCCACATGCTTAGCCTTGTCACACGTATCCATGGAATGAGCAGGAGCCGTAACCTCTTCCAAGTTATTTGGGGCAATTAATGATGGAGCAATGATTTTTGGACCCACACCGGAGGGAATATTCTTCTTATTATTTTGAACCTGCAGCCCATTGTTTTCAACAATGATTGCTCCATGATTTGCAACGTGATCTGCTCCCTTAGTGGAATCTTCATTAATAGCAATAACTTCCACATTTCCCTCCAAGAAATCTGTATGTTTGCTATTGCTAGTCTCCCCTTGATTTTGCAAAGCATTGAATCTGGACCCACCACTTAAATTCAAATTTGGAACCGAAACAGCATTAAAACTGCCACCCTTGGATTTCGCCGTGAATCCTCCTTTCCGTTTTTCTCTCTTAACAATCATCCAGTCCCCAAATGGCTGGGATTCCTCTGCCGCCGCCGGCGATTGAGGCTGCGCCTCCGGTCCGTTCCCCTGAGCAGCCTCCACTCCTTTTGGCAAGGTGGAAAGAGGGCAACTCTCCTTGCGGTGACCAAACCTACCACAGTGGAAGCATATCATATTTAGGCCTTCATATTCAACCTTGTACACTTGCTCATTCATTACGAATGATTAATTAGAGAAGACTTTAACATGAATAGTCTTCTCTAATTAATCATTCGTAAAAGAGTACAAATATTTtgctacattttttttttaaaaagggaCGAGATAAGTTATACTCCATTGTAATTCTTTCCCATTTACACcattgatataaaaaaaaactttgagtAAGGATAAAATAAtatacttcctccgttccaaaactattgtagtttaaggtttttgcacaaagtttaagagttcattaattgatgttataatttgactgaaacacccttatttaatatgagttataggAAAGGGAGAGAATACAATTATTGGTtaactaattggtgagaattgtgattggtgaaaataagaggtgATACTTGGgaaatacaatattaaatgagggcatgagTGGAAGAGAATTAGATAAAGCTCATTGGATATGTAAAAcgacaatggttttggaacaaaacaaaaatgctaaaactacaatagttttggaacggaagGAGTATTAGTTTTCCTCGGGGCTTAGTTGATATCCAAGGAGACACAAGTTTGTGGCGATTTTTTATCACTACAACATTAACGTAAACACTagataaaaaatacaaaacctAATTGTAGGGGTCTAAAACAGTCACACATTTCATAATTGTTCTTCATACGTGAAGTTTGTGATGATTTTATAGCTACATAATcatgttttgtctttactttcaACATTGTATTTTGTGGTTATCAAAAGCACCACAGTATGTGTATGTTTGTCATATATCACACTTTTTTTGTATACATAACTCATTTATGAAAATTGTTAGAAGTCTCATATTTGCTAGAGAAATGACATAAAAAAATTTTATAAAGGGGAAATAAACCTTTAATTCCCAACCTATCTTTTGAAAATACCGACGAAGTTCAACACAGTTGGTGAATAGCTGAACTCATTTAGCATATAGTCCAAGGTTCAATATCTAAACAGTGTGTATGGAGGATAATTTGTTGATAGATGTCTACTAACTTAGTGTGATCTTCAAACCTCAAAAAGATTAGTGTTATGCGTTGTCCATAGTGAAGataccttcaaaaataaaaacaaaaatcatttcTAAAAATATATAGATCATTGATAATATTTATCCTTACAAAAAGAATGAtgtctataaaagaaaaatgctACATGGCACGAGTATTACATGCACACTAAGCATGAACATGTGTTTTTTGTTAAAAgagtttttttctctctttcttgccCTATATATCCATGCATCCTAATTGGCCTACTTTAAATGGTGTAAGAGTCGAGTGCGGTTTTTGTCATGCCATGTAGTTGCGCTCTTTGTAAAAGCTATACTGTGATGGGTTGACACATAATAGAATTTACTCAAAGTAATATGGATGTTTTATTTTTGTCGAAACAAACCTAGGGTGAGAGGATACTTCAAGGGAATTGATACATTGTATGACAACTTCACAACACGACCACTAACGACTACATAACAACCGTATGATGGATATTAGATTTTCCTTTCTattgaatttttatttgtttttaaaaagtaAGAAACCGATTTGTGTTGTCGTGCTTCAAGTTATCCGATGTTTGACGCGTTAAATAACATTTCTCATACTTCAATCTAAAGTTGGAAAAACTGTAAGACTTTAAAACACTTATAAAATACTTACATTTACATATTTTAAAGGAATTAGCTAGATCCAAACTCTAAGTATTTCTTGATTCTTCAAGTCATGTGATGCATACAAACCTCACAAAAGTGCACCCCAAACAAAATACACAAAAGtgaacaaaaacaaattaaaacaaaagaTGTATCAAAAAGGATAAGGGAATTTAttcccatttaaaaaaaaagtatattatCAATCACAAAAAGAATTGGATAAAGATGCTTGACCTTTCTTGTTGCTCTTTCTAGTTTATCCCTCAACTATTGTACTCTAGAGGCGTGACCTAACATCATTGGAATTGGTCCAAATGATTCATGCCTTAAACCTTCTTAAACAACATCTTATATCCAAATTGAGCCCATAAAAAATCTCTAGTGGAAAAATCTAAAACATCTCCAACACCTTCAATCTGACGCCATCATCCCTACCGTCGGTGAGTGACCCTACCTGCTGAATCACCCACCCCTgacaaatattctcaatccaACGGCCCAAATCACGTTCCAGAAAATCCACGGTCCACCCAACCCCAACAACCCCCTCCCTGATTCGCAAAAATCAGTTACTATTAGGGTGTGCTGTACAGTGTGCGTTGAATTGGAGAAGACGAGAAAATTCGCAGACGCTTCAACGAAATTTCTCAGATTCTGCACTTTCTGCTTTCTGCTTTCTGCTTTTCTATCCGCTTTCGATTCCGATCGAATCGATTCCTTTGCTGTTTCCCCTTTTGtatttcatttatttgtttaaCTGATTCGGAGACGAAATCTGCCAGCTGAGCTTGTTTGGATGCTGAGAAAACGAAGGAAAAGAACTGCAGATTCAAGCTGAATTCGGTGAGGTGTGGTGTGGCGGCGCTAGGGTAGCTAGgattattttctttcactttctcaGCAAACAAACAGGGTGAGGAGGAATTCAAGAATGCAGAGGAGATCGAACAGTATGACGAGGGAGAAGCGAGGGTTGGATTCAAGTGCTGCTGAGGAAGACCAGCCTGAAAGGAAACGACCTGCTTTGGCTAGGTAAATTGTTTCCGCATTCTAGATTATTTCATTTGTGCTTTAAGGGTTTTGGTTTAGATTTCTAGtgcttatctttgagttttgccGATAAAATTCGATGCTCGAATCGCCAGAGATCATTCATTTATTGTTATGTAAATGCAATATCTAGAGTTCCAGATACTGTAAATATATAGATTCATTCCATGTACCTAGTCCAGAAATGGAAGCTTTGGTAGATTCATTTGGGATATGAAGTATTACTTGACTAGAACAATTTCCGGTTTAGGTCGTAATGAAGTGGAATAGATACTACCACTACATATTCCATTTAATTAAAATGTGTGTAATGGGTCATAGGGTATGAGTGAGGGAATTAAATTTGTTGCCTGCATGGGTAAAAGTTTTCCAAATGCGGATGTAGCCATGTATACTTTAGTATTCCACCCCAGACTAAGGGTTTAACCCATTGTCACCCGTACCTAGAATTAGACTACTCAAACATATTGTCCACCCATACTCATTTTATCATAGTATTAGTATTGATGTGTTGGTTTGTTAAAGCTTAATTTGACGTCTTAAatttgctgatgaatggatttTTTCATCATTTATTTGTATCGATATTTGCAGTGTAATTGTTGAAGCCCTGAAGGTGGACAGTCTTCAGAAACTTTGCTCATCACTGGAGCCTATTCTACGAAGAGTTGTAAGAACATTAATGTCATTGTAGTATTGATTTGATGCCTGCTGGACTATTTATTAGAAGTTATCACTTGCGTCTGAGACTGACAATTTGGCCCCGAAAACAACAAACGGGCTGTAGGCCAGTAGAAAGTTTTGTGCCCTGTAGGCTGGTTTCCCTCGCCTACATGTCACTACTGTGAAGCTTAAATAAATTGGGTAGAGAACTTGGGGTCTCATATTCAAACCTTAACAGTTAACAAGCTGAAAAGggggattttttttcttctagaaaCTTACTCCTTATGAAAAAGGCTTTCTGGAATAATATTTAATTACCTCACTCGGATTCTACTTGTGATGAAGTCCATCATTCTGTAATGCGATGTCCATATGCCTTGTCTTGTCAAACAAAATTTTATGGATTCATCTTATATCTTTTTGCATGTTGCTTCTAAATAGGTTAGCGAAGAAGTGGAGCGTGCTTTAGCAAAATTAAGCCCTGCCAAGCTTAGTGGGAGGTATATTTTGTCCCCTCAGAAGCTCCTTTAAATACTTTCTTATATCAAGTGTATATGCACAGCGTACGGTTTGACTAAGTACCACGCCTCGCTACTCCCACAGATTTCACATTTTATCATTAAGTATTTAATCTTGATTCACCATTAGTGTGAAAGTTTTTTGCACTGTTATCCAATTAAGTGCTAGGCTTCTAGAGTTCTAGTGCATCATTAATTTAAAGATATGCTCTCCTAAATCCTGATCTTTAACTTCTTATGCTTTGCTTTCATGGCATGATTCCTCTTGCCAATGACTTGTTTTCCTGAAGTTTAACACATGATTGAAGCTGACAGAGATCCTGTTGTATCTCAAAAGTCAAATTTAATGACCCATAATTGTTTGGTGTTACGTGTGTGGATCTTATCCTAACATATTGGCatgtatcattttttttttctaatactcAAGTAAAATACAGATCTTCTCCCAAGCGCATAGAAGGCCCTGATGGCAGCAATTTGCAATTACAATTTAAGACCAGATTATCCCTTCCCCTCTTTACTGGTGGGAAGGTGGAAGGAGAGCAGGGAACTGCCATACATATTGTTTTGATTGATGCTAACACAGGCCATTTTGTCACATCTGGCCCAGCATCATGTGTCAAACTAGACATTATTGTACTTGAAGGGGATTTCAATAATGAGGATGATGATAATTGGAGTGAAGAAGAATTCGAGAGCCATATTGTGAAAGAGCGAGATGGAAAAAGACCTCTTCTAACTGGTGATCTTCAAGTGGCGCTGAAGGATGGTGTAGGAACACTAGGTGAGCTTACATTTACAGACAACTCTAGCTGGATAAGGAGTAGGAAGTTCCGGCTGGGGCTCAAAGTTTCCTCAGGATGTTGTGAGGGAATGCGCATTCGAGAAGGCAAAACAGAAGCTTTCACTGTTAAGGATCACCGTGGAGAATGTAAGTACATAGCTTCATTAATTTTTTCCTTTCCTGATTTTATTGTAATGAAACTTATACTTGATTGTAGTATACAAGAAACATTACCCACCGGCCTTGAGTGATGAGGTATGGAGATTGGAGAAGATTGGCAAGGATGGGTCCTTTCACAAAAGGCTAAAAAAAGCAGGTATATGTACTGTTGAAGATGTCCTACGACTTGTGGTCAGAGACCCACAGAGATTGCGCAATGTAAGAATCTAGAAACTTTTTATTAGGGGAGCTGGGGAAGGAGTTTTAAGTTTGACCAAATGTTCAAATGCTTTTGGTTTGGGTTTGTCTGTGTGATATAGATTTTTGATCTATCCAAGATTCCAAGTTTTTCATATGTTAACTATCCTTATGTAGATTCTCGGGAGCGGCATGTCGAATAAAATGTGGGATATTCTTGTTGAGCATGCAAAGACTTGTGTTCTCAGTGGAAAACTCTATGTATATTATGCTGATGATGCAAGGAATATTGGTGTTGTTTTCAATAACATATATGAGTTGAGTGGCTTAATTGCCAATGACCAATATTACTCTGCTGATACTCTATCCGAAAGTCAAAAGGTAGGTAAACCCGTACAGGAAATTTTGCACTTATGTTTGAATTTGGACTGTACTGTTGTATTTCTTCCATATATGCTAAATCTAATTCGTCTTTCCACTTATTGAAAATGTGGTCCACCCTGGCGGCTTTGTTGTTGGTACAAGCAATTCTTCATCATCAGGGCATCCAGCCCTAAGAATATATACACTTAATTGGATCCTCCGCTTGGCATGAAGTTGTTTTGCTTCTACTTTCAGAGTTCTTGCTGTATGAAACTTTTTGCTAGTTTAAGATCTTTCTCAGTCAAAGCCCAGACGGGGTATTCATTATGGGGTTTTTGGAACTAGAGTGAACAGATCAAATGCATAGTTGGCTTAATACAAATACACCACTTATTGTTTTAGGTGTACGAGATAAGCTGGAAATTCTTCTTTCCCAGGAATTGGGAAATTTAAAGAAGTTTCTGTTTTAAAAGCAAAGAAAAAGGTGAAATTTCTGAAAAATGTGACTCTATTCTTGTAGGTTTATGTGGACACATTGGTGAAGAAAGCATATGAGAACTGGATGCATGTTATTGAGTATGATGGCAATTCTCTGCTAGATTACAATCAGAATAAGAGTTTAGCCACCTCCCAACCTCAGGCTCCTGTGGTTTCCCttaattattcaaattcaaactcaCTTGATCAGCAGCAGATCTCCATCCAAGGTCTATCAGTTCCTGTACCTACAGAGCAGCCGTCAATGGATCCAGGAGTAACAGTTGGAGGTATGTAGTTCCAACTTCCAAGTAAAAGATTACTATATTAGCAAAGCAAAAGAAGCACAAGGCTTTTGCAGTTTTAGTTTACATTGTTTCTTTTTAACTACCCCTTTCCACCTTTTtcctgttttctttcttttccttgtattttttttttccttttttacccTGTCCATGCATTCACCATCCTCAATGTTTCTCTTTGGTACTTGATTATGTGGACAGATTCTTCACACACACCCGAACCCTGCACACACCTTGAGCAGAAAACTTACTTTTTATTTAGATTACGCTAGAAAATAGCATTTACTTCTTAGATTTTAGAGGGCTTGACATATATTGATATGATAGTTTTGTTACGCGTCTTATTGTGAAAACATTATCCCTTGAGGTTAATGTTAGCATAAGTGATCATTGCATTACATGGCCAATTTATTGAGTTGATTTCATGAGATTTATGTGTGCAGGTTATTGTGATGGTGCGAATACCAGATTCTCAATGCAACCACAGAATGCAAATTTTAATTCTTCTATTCAGGTTGAAAATATTGCATTCCCATTACCAAACCAGCTGATGAGTGCTTCACACTCTCAACTTCCAAGAAATGAAAATGAGCTCACCCTGGGTCCACCCCAATCAGCCACTCCTGGCTTTCAGAGTGTCAGTATCTCAAATCCTACCTATAGAGGATTTGAAGATTTCTTTCCGGAAGAAGAGATTCGTATTAGAAGTCATGAGATGCTAGAAAATGAAGACATGCAACATCTGCTCCGTATTTTTAATATGGGAGGGCAATCTCATGCTTCCTTTAATGCTCCTGAAGATGGATACCCTTATTCATCTGCTTATATGCCTGCAACTTCCACGAACTACAACTTAGATGACGAGCGAAACCGTTCCTCAGGTAAGGCTGTTGTGGGCTGGCTCAAGCTTAAGGCAGCTTTGAGATGGGGCATTTTTATTCGGAAGAAAGCTGCTGAGAGGCGGGCACAACTTGTTGAGCTGGTTGACTCGTAAAATATGATATTGGAGGCATGTCATCTGTGATGATCTGACAATAATAGCATCAAATGCTCCTCTTATGGCATCCAGAGTTGTTATCATGCTGATTTTTAACAGCATGAGTAGACAAGAAATCTTGATTGAATTTTTGTGTGCAGCAACCTTTGCTGTGACTGTATAGGAAGATCACTATGCAACAACTCTAATATATGGCTTTCCTTGTGATGTTTTTCCAATCTTCATTCTTGCCTGCACATTGTGAAGACCTGGCCGTTTTTACCGCCTGGTTTAAACAGAAGAAGTTTGCAGTGGCTTAAACCTGCCAGGATCTCGGTCTGGAAAGTCGGAAAGACTGTGTTGTTTGTTTACATTAGCAGGGTGTAGCTGAAGAATGTTGTGTTTTATTGCTTTGTAAAGTAGTTATGATCAATACCATTGCAGGAGTTGGAACTGGTATTTGCTTGTTTGCTTTATGGATGTTTCAGCAGGCTTACGAGTCTGCATTCCTTGTCAGGGGCTGAGACTTCTCACTTCTGATACATATTTAATATTCCCGGATGGGCTGATAAATAAATCACTCATTTTTAACTGAGAATTTCACATTTTACATTTCATATGCgagtgtttattttttttttgtcgagtCGAGTGTATGCTTTTAAAATGGAGCAAGACTAAGAACACCACCTACAAGTCTAAATAGTAAATATATCATCCTTGCACCATACCCCTGGTAAATTAAAGTTCTGGAAATTAAAATCCAGAACACAATTATTCGAACtacatttgaaaattttgattcAGGTAGTGTAGTGTTAAATGTGTCATCATGAAAATACGCAAATATTGACTTATTTATAGATTTAAGCATGCTAGCATATATAGTGATCTAAgcacatataaatatataatgatTTAAGCATATAAGTTTGTTTACAAATGTATGATCtatttaagaagaaaaaaattaaatatgttttcagGTTTAGTCTTATAGGAGTTTAATTCGATGCATTGTTGGTGTCAAATGTCAATTTCAAAATTACATCTAATCATTGCTTGAACTCCATAAACGGTAATGTATCACATTTCTTACGGAGTAGTTCAAGAAATTATCACATTAATTAAATACTCCATAAACAGTGCTGTATGAAAGTTTTCTCCATAAATTAATTTACTTCTGCAACACaaggttcttttttttttgattaaaGCAACACAAGGTTCTTTCTAATGACTAAATATCAATCACTGCATTAATTatactctttctttttcttgacCAAGATATTCCCAAAACAGACaaccatgagactaatccctcgccccacggtcagcgcactaagcagTAAGAGGCTGGccaataagttttttttctattcgcaagagttgggattcgaatcccccaaccacttgcttaaaggatgaagtgttgaaccactacaccaaccCACTTGGTTTAATTATCCCATTGCAGtcaactaatattttttttgaaattagtcAACTAATATTTTAAATACATATTCTATATGTTTTCAAAATGTTATCTATCTACtcatattattataattttaaattataatatatcTAGATATCAGTGAAATTGACTTGAAAAGATATTaactataatatttttttttggtaaacttaactataatattaattttcttttatttcatttaaaatcCCATGTATATTTAatgattatttatattttttaagtcagattatttatattatcgaatataaatattaattattaaatcaaaactaatttctaaaaatatattttctgatgtaaaaaaagtctataaatattaaaacttaAATTATTTCatgaatatattaaatataaaaaatatttaccaaaaaatattaaatataaacaataattgaaaaaaaaaacgcaaCTTGCTAATTAATAGTTTAAATATGTCTAAATTATTCGGGAGGAGACAACAATGActaaaattttagtttttttttaactattagTAGTgttttacattttaaaaaattaagtactaaaatttcactaattttcttacatttaaaaattaattaaaactattttattttttacatatttGAGTCATAATTAATTTCATACGTTTCTTCAAAATacataattataaaatataatagttAGTTAAGAATATTAATGGGTCACTCCAGGGAAATTTGGAGAATGGCAGAAGCCCTGAGGTGGCCGGGTTTTCTAGCTCAAGACTACAGACATTGGGTGCGGCGGCAAGCTCAGGGGGTGCACGGCGTGAAATTCATGCTCTGCCTCTGGGGAATCTGGAAGTGGAGAAACAACATGGTTTTTGAACCATCTCCTTGGCCCCTCCAAGAAGCATGGCGGCGCATTTGCCATGAGCATGATGATACCGTAAAAGCCATGGATAGAGGCCTTCAACCGACGGAAGCAGGGTGGCTTTGCAGTAGATGGAAGCTGCCACCAACGGGTTATGTTAGTCTGTGTGTGGATGGTAGCTATCGAAGCCATGAGCATTGTATGGGGGCAGGAGGGTTGCTGCGGGATGAGCTAGGGCAGTGGGTGAGAGGTTTCCAGGCTTTCCAAGCAGGAGGGAACCCACTGTTATCAGAAGCTTGGGCCTTGAAAATAGGATTACAGATAACTTGGGATGCAGGCTTCAGAGATGTGATTTGCAATTTGGATTGTGGTGAGCTTCTAAAATCCTTGGGAGAGGTTGACAGCAGACGGTTCCTCCCTATCTTGGATGATATTATTCAGTTATTGGATAGACCGTGGAGAGTCTCTTTGAGTGCCTTCAGCCGTGATTGTAACATGCCTGCTGACTGGTTAGCCAAAAGAGGAGCTTCGAACCCAGAACTGCCTTTTTGTCTGTTAGATACTCCGCCTATGGAGCTTGAAACCCTCATTATGAGGGATCGTTTGGCTGCTTTGTAgttgttcttgttgttgtttattttccgatgtaacaaaaaaagaatATTAATGGGTCAGTGTATAAAATTTATATcattaattatgttaattactaattatgaatttcttttttGCTCCATCGGAAAATTCATTAATTATGAATTTTAAATACATATATAAAATACTACTGTAGTTAGCTAtactaaataattttattagttattactagtattttttttgttacacatTAGCTATTAGTATAATTGATATATTAAATATGGTAAAATTGACTTtacatttaaattaataaaaatattaataattcatTGAAGACACTTTATATAATCAATGATATTAACTATTATTTGCAAAATTTATACTAATTATCTATGTTGAATACACTTAGTagtattaattttaaaact contains:
- the LOC130725784 gene encoding uncharacterized protein LOC130725784; translated protein: MAIIRKLEFQGVHVEDAVGFSGGIWLLWDTNVLNIDVIRSHRQSVHTRVSFLDDHQEALATFVYGSPQPAMRDVLWESLVSVVPAPDVPWIVIGDFNAYQEASDKFGGADLNLHSMQRFNSCLLSCGLSDMGFKGPPFTWEGRGVKEWIDRGVCNPQWLHTFPESVVLHLPQLKSDHKPLLLAVSGLVEHRAFSRPFRFQAGWLIHDDFPRLMDASWDPDGDWLDNVSNFREAAGTWNDDVFGHIFHGKRRLMKRLEGINNRLSMRFDRGLDNLQKKLWQEYNTVLLQEELFWAQKSRCLWLKFGDINSKFFHTATLVRRKRNKIEALVDEDGNLLTDFDALQVFTVNFFHQSYMDDGGASLLSTSSSFPAVSEAKMALVHAAFPAAEVKDAIFSMGPLKAPGPDGLQAVFFQSQWNQVGGSVTSFVLKCFDDPSLISSVNDTLLVLIPKVDAPDRITQFRPISLCNVIYKIVTKMITNRLRRIMGELVAPNQCSFVPGRHSSDNIVIAQEVFHSMRFLKRRLGWIAIKVDLEKAYDRLKWPFLLETLQLIGLDDHFCNLIMSCVSSCRFQVSFNGGRSSTFSPQRGLRQGDPLSPYLFVLCMERLAHSIGDAVGSGAWKPIKLSRNGPPISHLFFADDLLLFGEATVDQMECIMGCLNAFCSASGMKLSIPKTRLMVSKNVGSVVARQLSDISGIGLTSDLGRYLGVPLAHQRVTASNYQYILDRTQKRLSSWRSQMLNFAGRVTLTKSVIAALPTYSMQTSLLPREVCGKLEKIQRDFIWGTLDRSHGAHSIGWSKLCRSKQDGGLGLRRMYDFNKSLVMKLGWGLVSNPDALWARVLRDKYSCGNETIRTVQRRSCESHVWRAIRSTWSDLEGNLRWRIGDGSSVRFWYDKWMFSGTVLINSATVEVPATEAVKTVADYYDHEHGRWNTTPLLHCLPAAVIAEILSMPPPAPSIGSDQVYWGLTSDGRFTSKSAYDAFDPVGVHNQNLDWRKLWRWKGPFKVTHFLWRLANDGLWVNHKRWQSRMTGSAICPLCEEGDETGVHLFRDCSQVKPLWLQVADVNYFPRFFQLSLQKWVHGFLDASFTTSGSSVVLDFGFLLWAIWKARVDVVFNGATFNLRRIVEAAVRFQLELSASENDITHLVRQPSVRQQQQGTTDSGAAGCGGACRDSNGRWLFGFSRNLGRSNVFWSELWGIFTILQLALARGIGKVIVESDSLAAVTLVNEGCERTHPYAALVLQIREMMLKDWEVICRHTLREANQVADCLANLAHSLDLGTHVLDVPPPSCRNLLFFDVTGVSYPRQFRL
- the LOC130725786 gene encoding uncharacterized protein LOC130725786, whose product is MGHSREIWRMAEALRWPGFLAQDYRHWVRRQAQGVHGVKFMLCLWGIWKWRNNMVFEPSPWPLQEAWRRICHEHDDTVKAMDRGLQPTEAGWLCSRWKLPPTGYVSLCVDGSYRSHEHCMGAGGLLRDELGQWVRGFQAFQAGGNPLLSEAWALKIGLQITWDAGFRDVICNLDCGELLKSLGEVDSRRFLPILDDIIQLLDRPWRVSLSAFSRDCNMPADWLAKRGASNPELPFCLLDTPPMELETLIMRDRLAAL
- the LOC130722409 gene encoding calmodulin-binding protein 60 B-like, with amino-acid sequence MQRRSNSMTREKRGLDSSAAEEDQPERKRPALASVIVEALKVDSLQKLCSSLEPILRRVVSEEVERALAKLSPAKLSGRSSPKRIEGPDGSNLQLQFKTRLSLPLFTGGKVEGEQGTAIHIVLIDANTGHFVTSGPASCVKLDIIVLEGDFNNEDDDNWSEEEFESHIVKERDGKRPLLTGDLQVALKDGVGTLGELTFTDNSSWIRSRKFRLGLKVSSGCCEGMRIREGKTEAFTVKDHRGELYKKHYPPALSDEVWRLEKIGKDGSFHKRLKKAGICTVEDVLRLVVRDPQRLRNILGSGMSNKMWDILVEHAKTCVLSGKLYVYYADDARNIGVVFNNIYELSGLIANDQYYSADTLSESQKVYVDTLVKKAYENWMHVIEYDGNSLLDYNQNKSLATSQPQAPVVSLNYSNSNSLDQQQISIQGLSVPVPTEQPSMDPGVTVGGYCDGANTRFSMQPQNANFNSSIQVENIAFPLPNQLMSASHSQLPRNENELTLGPPQSATPGFQSVSISNPTYRGFEDFFPEEEIRIRSHEMLENEDMQHLLRIFNMGGQSHASFNAPEDGYPYSSAYMPATSTNYNLDDERNRSSGKAVVGWLKLKAALRWGIFIRKKAAERRAQLVELVDS